The Mycobacteriales bacterium genome contains a region encoding:
- a CDS encoding enolase C-terminal domain-like protein translates to MKIVSIRAVRDESRRGDGAGHPAARRAPWTAAGPVAGPMSGYPRYAAYRPDWTPTWPSFGCVVEAEDGTVGFAAASHGRPVAAIIDDYLGPRLVGEDVLATEKIYDMAVRMCAPFGAAGLASYAVSAIDLALWDLKGKLLGLPVYELLGGPARDDLVCYATGADSDWYAELGFRAVKLPCPYGPADGLDGLRHTVDLVARTREQLGDEVELMLDCWMAFDVDYTVRLAEALRPFRLRWIEECLPSDDLLAHAALRRRLPWQTLATGEHWYGVPAFQYAVTEGLVDILQPDIQWVGGLTPLRQICALAAAGGAAVIPHAAGNTPYGQHACLGLPGIPWTELFVGSAPGVPLAEVNNTPALPTPVRGRIRPSTAPGFGVDIDPGLLRPFFD, encoded by the coding sequence GTGAAGATCGTGTCGATCAGAGCGGTCCGCGATGAGAGCCGCCGGGGCGACGGGGCCGGGCATCCGGCGGCCCGACGGGCGCCGTGGACGGCAGCCGGTCCGGTGGCCGGTCCGATGTCGGGCTACCCGCGCTACGCCGCGTACCGGCCGGACTGGACACCGACCTGGCCCTCCTTCGGATGCGTCGTCGAGGCCGAGGACGGAACCGTCGGGTTCGCCGCAGCCTCCCACGGCCGACCCGTCGCGGCCATCATCGACGACTACCTGGGCCCGCGGCTGGTCGGCGAGGACGTGCTCGCGACCGAGAAGATCTACGACATGGCGGTACGGATGTGCGCGCCGTTCGGCGCCGCCGGCCTCGCGTCGTACGCGGTCAGCGCCATCGACCTGGCGCTCTGGGACCTGAAGGGCAAGCTGCTCGGGCTCCCTGTCTACGAGCTTCTCGGCGGTCCTGCCCGCGACGACCTCGTCTGCTACGCGACCGGCGCAGACAGCGACTGGTACGCCGAGCTCGGATTCCGGGCAGTCAAGCTTCCCTGTCCCTACGGACCGGCCGACGGTCTCGACGGGCTGCGCCACACCGTCGACCTGGTCGCCCGGACCCGCGAGCAGCTCGGTGACGAGGTCGAGCTCATGCTCGACTGCTGGATGGCGTTCGACGTGGACTACACCGTCCGGCTCGCCGAGGCGTTGCGCCCCTTCCGGCTCCGGTGGATCGAGGAATGCCTGCCGTCGGACGACCTGCTCGCGCACGCAGCACTCCGCCGTCGGCTGCCCTGGCAGACCCTGGCCACCGGCGAGCACTGGTACGGCGTGCCCGCCTTCCAGTACGCCGTCACCGAAGGACTCGTCGACATCCTGCAGCCCGACATCCAGTGGGTGGGCGGGCTGACACCCCTCCGCCAGATCTGCGCGCTCGCGGCTGCGGGCGGGGCCGCCGTCATCCCGCATGCCGCCGGAAATACGCCCTACGGCCAGCACGCCTGCCTCGGACTCCCCGGCATCCCCTGGACCGAGCTGTTCGTCGGCAGTGCCCCAGGGGTGCCGCTGGCGGAGGTCAACAACACCCCTGCGCTGCCGACGCCGGTCCGCGGGCGGATCCGGCCGTCGACGGCTCCGGGGTTCGGGGTCGACATCGATCCGGGGCTGCTGCGTCCCTTCTTCGATTAG
- a CDS encoding IclR family transcriptional regulator, with amino-acid sequence MAESVKSTERALRVIELLTGEASLDFSAICAQLTLPKSSAHALLATMRDMGFIHFDEVTRRFSLGPRLWEAGQAYIEKLDIARLADPYMRRVRDQLGETVQLAILDGIENVYVGKMESAHALQLVSRLGSRLPAYTTGLGKTLLAALPDAEVLRRLRGIDMKRFTARTITDPDRLVAELEKIRRRGYATDTGEYTEGVYCLAFPVKAPTGTVAAMSVSIPEVRVTAEVRRRAAAVMIAETGALSRQLGASDAAANPAAMVASL; translated from the coding sequence GTGGCCGAATCCGTGAAGTCCACCGAGCGGGCGTTGCGCGTCATCGAACTGCTCACCGGCGAGGCGAGCCTGGACTTCTCGGCGATCTGCGCGCAGCTGACCCTTCCCAAGAGCAGCGCCCACGCGCTCCTCGCGACCATGCGCGACATGGGTTTCATCCATTTCGACGAGGTGACGCGTCGCTTCAGCCTGGGCCCGCGATTGTGGGAGGCCGGCCAGGCCTACATCGAGAAGCTCGACATCGCGCGGCTGGCGGACCCCTACATGCGCCGGGTACGTGACCAGCTGGGTGAGACTGTGCAGCTGGCGATCCTCGACGGCATCGAGAACGTCTACGTCGGGAAGATGGAATCCGCGCACGCGCTGCAACTCGTCAGTCGGCTCGGATCACGGCTGCCGGCCTACACGACCGGCCTCGGCAAGACACTGCTGGCCGCATTGCCCGACGCGGAGGTACTGCGTCGACTCAGGGGAATCGACATGAAGCGGTTCACGGCCCGGACCATCACCGATCCCGACAGACTGGTCGCCGAGCTGGAGAAGATCCGGCGGCGCGGATATGCGACCGACACCGGCGAATACACCGAGGGCGTCTACTGCCTGGCCTTCCCCGTCAAGGCACCCACCGGGACGGTCGCGGCGATGAGCGTGTCGATCCCCGAGGTGCGGGTGACCGCGGAGGTACGCCGCCGCGCGGCCGCGGTCATGATCGCCGAGACGGGTGCCCTGTCCCGGCAACTCGGGGCGTCCGACGCCGCAGCCAACCCGGCGGCGATGGTGGCGTCGCTGTGA
- a CDS encoding phytanoyl-CoA dioxygenase family protein, which translates to MTTQQEVIRTAATPSAMEDYLFDLNGYIVLEQAVEPELVSDLNGALDTVPPLEPGQWWGNVHRSPGAKDAGKGLELQNVVEGGEPFERLIDHPSWINYMYRYAGEAESYVEGLFIDECFAAVRGEGGYLQVHSGGYRKAIRGQYRYVDGVFRCGQVNVLVALTDIGPGDGGTLVIPGSHKSNFPHPQAAEFKSERMDSMVGVVQPELKKGDALVFTDTIAHGAASRTKADGERRTVIYRYGPVWGATRGGYQYSEELLSRLTPARRAILQPIPPRRPPA; encoded by the coding sequence ATGACCACACAGCAAGAGGTGATCCGAACGGCGGCGACGCCGAGCGCCATGGAGGATTACCTGTTCGATCTCAACGGCTACATCGTGCTGGAGCAGGCGGTGGAACCCGAGCTCGTGAGCGATCTGAACGGGGCCCTGGACACGGTGCCACCGCTCGAACCCGGCCAATGGTGGGGCAACGTGCACCGCAGCCCGGGTGCTAAGGACGCCGGCAAGGGGCTGGAACTGCAGAACGTGGTCGAGGGCGGGGAGCCGTTCGAGCGGCTCATCGACCACCCGTCCTGGATCAACTACATGTACCGCTATGCCGGCGAGGCGGAGTCCTACGTCGAGGGGCTCTTCATCGACGAATGCTTCGCCGCGGTCCGGGGTGAAGGCGGCTACCTGCAGGTGCACTCCGGCGGCTACCGCAAGGCGATCCGCGGTCAGTACCGCTACGTCGACGGCGTCTTCCGCTGTGGGCAGGTCAATGTCCTGGTCGCGCTCACCGACATCGGTCCTGGCGACGGCGGAACGCTGGTCATCCCGGGCAGCCACAAGTCCAACTTCCCGCATCCGCAGGCGGCCGAATTCAAGTCCGAGCGGATGGACTCCATGGTGGGCGTCGTTCAGCCCGAACTGAAGAAGGGTGACGCCCTGGTCTTCACCGACACCATCGCCCATGGCGCCGCATCCCGCACGAAGGCCGACGGTGAGCGCCGTACGGTCATTTACCGCTACGGCCCGGTCTGGGGTGCGACCCGCGGCGGCTACCAGTACTCCGAGGAGTTGCTGTCCAGGCTCACCCCGGCCCGGCGGGCGATCCTGCAGCCGATTCCGCCGCGACGTCCCCCCGCCTAG
- a CDS encoding extracellular solute-binding protein, with protein MLTRRDFIRAGAGLGIGAVTIPLLDACSGLAGGGGGSSSGGTTIEAAWWGGSDRAKRTQEVIKLFEKKNAKDKITASFSDIDPYFQKLNTEAAGGGLPDIIQLGGGYVPQYMHKGQLLDLTKYTDNGTIDVGDYDKGQLAQGQVDGKLYAVSNGGNMPSIIYNKTMIKKAGMPLPPADLTWESFATYVRQLREKLPKSAWPIDDASDGGAGDAFGVWVRQRRPESYTKDGKIAFTLADVQQWFAYWAGLRKANLITPGDVVAAEIQNTAADAAPIVQGKAAFTFAWSNFLGQYQILTKDELGMMRCPSGGKQAGDYVQASQFFSISSKSKAPDVAAKFIQFFEHDPAALKILGVERGVPASAKARGILKPSLKPYDALQVQFLTDNIAKCRAKTQLDPSNSAAVGEALQRASQSIALSHVSVAAAATKFMGDAEKALES; from the coding sequence ATGCTCACTCGCCGCGACTTCATCCGCGCCGGTGCCGGCCTCGGCATCGGCGCGGTCACCATTCCCCTTCTGGACGCGTGCAGCGGCCTCGCCGGCGGGGGAGGCGGCAGCTCGAGCGGCGGTACGACCATCGAGGCGGCCTGGTGGGGCGGCAGCGACCGGGCCAAGCGCACGCAAGAGGTCATCAAGCTCTTCGAGAAGAAGAACGCCAAGGACAAGATCACGGCGAGCTTCTCCGACATCGACCCCTACTTCCAGAAGCTGAACACCGAGGCGGCCGGCGGGGGGCTGCCAGACATCATCCAGCTCGGCGGCGGATACGTGCCGCAGTACATGCACAAAGGCCAGTTGCTCGACCTGACGAAGTACACCGACAACGGCACCATCGACGTCGGCGACTACGACAAGGGCCAGCTGGCACAGGGGCAGGTCGACGGCAAGCTCTACGCCGTCTCCAACGGCGGCAACATGCCCAGCATCATCTACAACAAGACCATGATCAAGAAGGCAGGGATGCCGCTGCCGCCGGCCGACCTCACCTGGGAGAGCTTCGCAACCTACGTGCGGCAGCTGAGGGAGAAGCTCCCGAAGAGCGCCTGGCCTATCGACGACGCGAGCGACGGCGGCGCCGGCGACGCGTTCGGCGTCTGGGTCCGGCAGCGGCGGCCCGAGTCGTACACGAAGGACGGGAAGATCGCCTTCACGCTCGCCGACGTGCAGCAGTGGTTCGCTTACTGGGCCGGGCTCCGCAAGGCCAACCTGATCACGCCGGGCGACGTGGTCGCCGCCGAGATCCAGAACACCGCGGCCGACGCCGCGCCGATCGTGCAGGGCAAGGCCGCATTCACCTTCGCCTGGTCCAACTTCCTCGGCCAGTACCAGATCCTGACGAAGGATGAACTCGGGATGATGCGGTGCCCGAGCGGCGGGAAGCAGGCCGGCGACTACGTCCAGGCGTCGCAGTTCTTCAGCATCTCGTCAAAGTCCAAGGCCCCGGACGTGGCGGCGAAGTTCATCCAGTTTTTCGAGCACGATCCAGCCGCGCTCAAGATCCTCGGCGTCGAGCGCGGCGTACCGGCCTCGGCGAAGGCGCGCGGCATCTTGAAGCCGAGCCTGAAGCCCTACGATGCGCTCCAGGTCCAGTTCCTCACCGACAACATCGCGAAGTGCCGCGCGAAGACGCAGCTCGATCCGTCGAACTCGGCCGCCGTCGGCGAGGCACTCCAACGCGCGTCCCAGTCGATCGCGCTCTCACATGTGTCCGTCGCAGCGGCGGCCACGAAATTCATGGGAGACGCGGAGAAGGCCCTGGAGTCGTGA
- a CDS encoding sugar ABC transporter permease — translation MSQQSNLAVATEAPDRAVPRLGGGRRRNSWRRKEAVAGYVFLLPWLVGIVGLTLGPVLASLYLSFTKYDLLSAPRWIGLQNYVNLFADERYLQSVRVTLVYVFISVPLKLAFALLLAVLLNRGLRGLNIYRAIYYVPSLLGASVAVAVVWRQLFSGDGAVNAVLRHLGWHNPPDWITSPHTAIYTLILLAVWEFGSPMIIFLAGLRQLPHDLYEAARVDGAGPIQQFWRITLPLLTPLVFFNLVLQMIGAFQSFTQSYIVSGGTGGPVDSTLFYTLYLYQQSFGELHMGYGAAMAWILVAVIALFTGGLFRTSRYWVFYQDQAR, via the coding sequence GTGAGCCAGCAGTCGAATCTTGCTGTCGCGACCGAGGCCCCGGACCGCGCGGTTCCCCGCCTCGGAGGCGGGCGGCGTCGTAACAGCTGGCGCAGGAAAGAGGCGGTGGCCGGCTATGTCTTCCTGCTGCCCTGGCTGGTCGGCATCGTCGGGCTGACCCTCGGGCCGGTCCTCGCATCGCTGTATCTCTCGTTCACCAAGTACGACCTGTTGTCCGCCCCCCGGTGGATCGGCCTGCAGAACTACGTCAACCTCTTCGCCGACGAGCGCTATCTGCAGTCGGTACGCGTGACACTGGTCTACGTCTTCATCTCCGTGCCGCTGAAGCTGGCGTTCGCGTTGCTGCTCGCCGTACTCCTCAACCGAGGTCTTCGGGGCCTGAACATCTATCGCGCGATCTACTACGTCCCGTCGTTGCTCGGCGCGAGCGTCGCCGTCGCCGTGGTCTGGCGGCAGCTCTTCTCCGGGGACGGGGCGGTGAACGCGGTCCTTCGCCACCTCGGCTGGCACAACCCGCCGGACTGGATCACGAGCCCGCACACCGCGATCTACACCCTGATCCTGCTCGCGGTGTGGGAGTTCGGCTCACCGATGATCATCTTCCTTGCGGGCCTGCGGCAGCTGCCGCACGACCTCTACGAGGCGGCCCGCGTCGACGGGGCCGGCCCGATCCAGCAGTTCTGGCGGATCACCCTGCCGCTGCTGACCCCGCTGGTGTTCTTCAACCTCGTGTTGCAGATGATCGGGGCGTTCCAGTCGTTCACCCAGTCCTACATCGTCAGTGGCGGCACCGGCGGACCGGTGGACAGTACGCTGTTCTACACGCTCTACCTCTATCAGCAGTCCTTCGGCGAGCTGCACATGGGCTACGGGGCGGCGATGGCGTGGATCCTGGTCGCGGTGATCGCGCTCTTCACCGGCGGGTTGTTCCGCACGTCGCGTTACTGGGTGTTCTACCAGGACCAGGCGAGGTGA
- a CDS encoding carbohydrate ABC transporter permease: MNILRTWPRSVLHLLLIAGAVLMLYPLLWMISSSFKPESDIFGKISLIPSHAITSNYTQGWSALGTSFTGFFLNSIVLCVLAVLGNLVSCTLAAFAFARLTFPLKRTLFGLMLVTIMLPFQVTIVPQYVLFKHLGWVGTFAPIVLPKFLAVDAFFVFLLVQFIRTIPNELDDSAKIDGCGPYRLFLRVVLPLTVPALATTAIFTFIWTWNDFFSQLLYLGGKVQSYTVPVALGSFVDSTSQSSWGQLMAMSFLSLLPILGFFIAFQRLLVEGISTTGLKG, encoded by the coding sequence ATGAACATCCTTCGAACGTGGCCGCGGAGCGTCCTGCACCTGCTGCTCATCGCCGGCGCCGTACTGATGCTCTATCCGCTGCTGTGGATGATCTCGTCGTCGTTCAAGCCCGAGAGCGACATCTTCGGCAAGATCAGCCTGATCCCGAGCCATGCCATCACCTCCAACTACACACAGGGCTGGTCGGCGCTCGGTACGTCTTTCACCGGGTTCTTCCTCAACTCGATCGTGCTGTGCGTGCTCGCGGTGCTCGGCAACCTCGTCTCGTGCACGCTGGCTGCCTTCGCCTTCGCCCGGTTGACCTTCCCGTTGAAGCGGACGCTGTTCGGGCTGATGCTGGTGACGATCATGCTGCCGTTCCAGGTGACGATCGTGCCGCAGTACGTGCTCTTCAAGCACCTGGGCTGGGTAGGCACGTTCGCGCCGATCGTCCTGCCGAAGTTCCTCGCGGTGGACGCCTTCTTCGTCTTTCTCCTCGTCCAGTTCATCCGCACGATCCCGAACGAGCTCGACGACTCCGCGAAGATCGACGGGTGCGGTCCGTACCGGCTCTTCCTCCGGGTCGTCCTGCCGCTCACGGTGCCGGCGCTCGCGACCACGGCGATCTTCACCTTCATCTGGACCTGGAACGACTTCTTCTCGCAGTTGCTCTACCTCGGCGGGAAGGTGCAGTCCTACACCGTCCCGGTCGCGCTCGGCTCCTTCGTCGACAGCACGAGCCAGTCGTCGTGGGGTCAGCTGATGGCGATGTCGTTCCTGTCGCTACTGCCGATCCTCGGCTTCTTCATCGCCTTTCAACGGCTCCTCGTCGAAGGGATCTCCACGACCGGGCTCAAGGGCTGA